CGCTTCGCGCCACACTCGATGAATCAGCATGAACTGGGGCGCGGCATCGCGCTGTCCGTCGCCGCTTCCGCGCTGTTCGCGCTCATGTCCGGCTATACGAAGTGGCTCGCTCCGCTGGATGGCCTCGATATTTTCGCGTGGCGTATCGTCTGGACGCTGCCCGGCGCGCTCGCACTCGTTGCGCTGCGAAACCGCTGGCCGCAATTATGCGCGCTCGTTTTGAAGCTCGCCAAAACCCCGCATCTGCTGCTGGCGTATGCGGTTGTCGCCGCGCTGCTCGGCCTGCAATTGTGGATTTTTCTATGGGCGCCGCTGCACGGGCGCGCGCTCGAAGTGTCGCTCGGCTATTTTCTTTTGCCGCTCGCGATGGTGCTGCTCGGCCGCTTTCATTACGGCGAGCGCCTCGACGGTTTCCAATGGGCGGGCGTTGCGGCGGCGACGGTGGGCGTCGCGCACGAACTGATCGTCACGCATGCGTTCGCGTGGCCGACGCTCGTCGTGATGCTGGGCTATCCGCCTTATTTCATGATCCGGCGGCGGCTCAATGCCGATCCGCTCGTGTCGTTCGCGGTGGAAATCATGCTGATCGCGCCCGTCGCGTTGATCATGCTGTTCGCGCGCGGCTCGTTCGCGCAGGTCGCGCCCACGCCGCATCTCTGGATGCTGCTCTTGCCCGGCTTAGGTGCGTTGAGCACCATTGCGCTTGCTTCGTATTTGCGCGCGAGCCGGCATCTGCCGATCGCGCTCTTCGGCATTCTCGGCTACGTGGAGCCGGTGCTGCTGGTGGGCGTCGCGGTGCTGCTGCTCGGCGAACCGTTTTCGATGCGGCAGCTTGGCACCTACGTGCCGATCTGGATCGCAGTGGTGTTGACGGGCGTGCACAGCGCGCGTCTCCTGATGCGCGAGCGCACGCGCCGCGCCACGCTGCCGATGAGCGAACATCACGCGAGCGCGGAGCACGAGACCGTCGCGGAAGAAATCGAGCGCGTCGGCTGATCAATGCGCGGTGCGCGTTCGGGCTTGGGTTTGGATCGCATCGTGAAGATCGCGCCGAATGCCGAGTCCGGACAGCACTTCGACGAGTATAAAAAGCGGTCCGATCAGAAGCCCGACGATATCGTCGACGAATGCCGGCTTGCGATGTTCATAGCGAACATGCCCGATGAACTGAAACGCCCAGCCGATCACGAACATGCCGATGCCGAGCGCGAGCCAGATCGGCGTGGGCTGCGCTGCCGCCCATCGACCGAATGCCGCGCTCAGTGCCGAGACAATCCCCATGCCGATGCCGAGCGGCACGTCGAGCCAGAGATAGTAGAGCGTGGCGAGCGCGAACAGCAGCCATGCGGGCGTCAGCGCGAATGTGCCTGAAAAGACGGGCCACGCGGGGCGACTCAGCAACGCCGCGATAGCCAGCACGATGAGCGGAATGCCGACGAAATGCGTCGCGACATTGCGTTTGTCGCGATGATAATCGGCGTACTGCGACAACTGATCGGTCAGCGTGCGCATGACGGGCGTCTCCTTCGTGTTCTTTTCGTTCGTCTATTCCACGAATGATAAGCCGCATGGCGACGGCGGCAAGTAGAGCATTTCCTTTAGTGTCTTTAGTGCCGCGACGCTTCAGCCGATAAAAAAAAGCGAGCCCGCAGGCTCGCTTGAATTCAACGCACTGGTTTGTCTTTATGCAATGCCAGTACGCGATGCGATGACGACGGCCTCCCTTACTTCTTCGCCGCGTCGATCTTCGCATCGGCGGCCGACTTGTTTGCGTCGCTTTGTGCCTCGACTTTTTCCTTGTCGGCCTTCGCTTGCGCCACGTTGGCATCCTTCGCTGCGTCCTGCTTTTTCTTGTCGGCCTTGGTTTGTGCAGCGTGCTTCTTCTTGTTGGCTTTAGCCTGTGCCTTGGCGGCGTCGCCGCGCGCGTCGGAGGCTTGCTCCGGCGTGGTCGCCTGCGCTACTTTCGCGGCTTCCTTGTTGGCATCGGCCTGCGCCGATGCCTTGTCCTCGTTTGCGGAGGCTTGCGCCTTCGCGGCATCGTGCTGCGCGTCCGCCTTCTTTTTGTTCGCGGTTGCTTGAGCCTCGGCCTTTTCCTGGTTGGCCTTCAGTTGCGCCTTGCCTGCGTCGGTCGTGGCCGTTTGAGCGAACACGGTGGTGACGAGCATGGCGGATGCGAGAGCAGCGACAATCTTCTTCATGGTTTCAAACTCCCTTGATCTTTTATGTAGGACGCGTGGCGCATGACGCCGCGCTGAGGGTGAAAACGCCGCGTCCGTGAATATCGTTGACGATTATCCGGTGACAAAAAGTAACCAATCGCGAGCAGATGAAACGGCATGCGGTAAAGGCGTCTTAAGTCGTTGGGTTTATCCTCGCGCCTTACCGAGGCAAGGGAAAAAGTTGTTACGATCGCGCGAATTCGATTCGATTTGTAACTTTTATCGATAATGATTCGTTATCCGAAATTATTCTCGCCTAAGCGATTTCCGGCTATTTGTAATCGTTGAAATGCGCGGTTACCAAACGCTGCAGTTATTTTTTAGCCGGTTGCTTAAGATGCGCTACATGAACCCGGCTAAACGGGAATTGGAGAAACTCATGAAACGCGCAGCACTTGTCTTGGTGATGATTGGAAGTTTGACAGTGGCAGGCCAGGCATCGGCGCACGGATACGGCGGCGGCTATGGCGGTGGTCATGGCGGCGGCGGAGATGGCGGCGCGATCGTCGGTGCATTGATCGGCGGTGCGGTGCTTGGGGCGCTCGTGACTTCGGTCGCCAACGCGCAGCCGGTGTACGCACAACCCGCGCAGCAGGTCTATGAACAACCGGTTTATGCGCAGCAACCGGTGTATGCCCAACCGGCGTACGCCCAGCCCGCGCAGCCGCCGGGCTACTGCTACGACAACTATCGCCGCGCCTACGTGCCGTGCGGCTATTGAGCACATATTGATCGCTTGAGTCGGCGAGACCCGGAAGACTACGAAGTCGCGGCACGTGCTTTGCGCTAAAGGAAATACGGTCGCGTGATAGCGAAGAAGTCACATATCGCGACCGACACGCAAACTTTGGAGACTTTCGATGAACGCGACTACGAAAAAACTGGTGATCTCGGCGCTGGTGTTAGGACTGTCCGGCGGTGTCTATGCGCAAGCGGGCGGCGGCGGCGGTGCAGGCGGCGGCAGTGCGGGCGGCGCGGCAGCGGGCGGCTCGATGGGAGCAGGCGGTAACGGCTCGTCGGGTGCCGGTTCGGCGGCGGGCGGCAAGGGCGGCGGCGTCGGAATGAGTGGCACCGGCGTGGGCGGTTCGTCGGACGGCACCGCGGGCACGGGCGCCAAGAGCGGCATGAGCAACGACGCCACCAACGGCATGAGCCAGGATCAAGGCACGATCAAGCGCAGCGCGCCGAACAACGGCAACATGAATTCGGGCGGCACGCCCGCGAAGGGCAGCGGTACGCAGAAGGCTTACTGATATGCGAGCGCGCACGCAGGCTCGATCGCCGCAGTCGCAACAATGCGATGCGGCATCCGCCCGGTGCGGCGCTCAATATAAGACTAAGGTTGATGCGCCGTGACAGGCGCGAGATTCACTGACCGCTCGCCGACGCAGCATCGGCAGACGCAGCGGGTTCGAATGTCTTCACGCGCAGGCTGACTTTTTCGGCATAGGCGCGCGAGCCGCCGTAGCTTTTCAGCGCGGCGTCGAGGTCGCCCTGTGCGTTTTTCATATAACCGTGCAGGATCGCCGAGCCGGCTTCGATGTTGTCTTCAGGGTCCGTCAGATCGATATTGCGCACGAGTTTCTTGTGCGCCGACGGCACCACTTGCATGAGCCCGGTCGCGTTATTCGGCCCGATGGCCGTTTCCTTGAAGCGCGATTCGATGGAAATGATCGCGAGCAACAGCGCCGGCGGAAGCGAATATTTCGACGACGACGACATCACCGCAGTCGCGATGGTCTGCGCCTTCTCCCGCGCCACGCCGAATTTGCGCGTCAAAAACTCCGAAATCTTGTGATTGGCCTGCTCCGCCTTCGCGTCTTGCTGAGCGGACGCGTCGCTGGCGGCGAGCGCGTTTTCCTGAGCGAACGCGGTGTGCGCGGTGCTCAGCGAGATGGCAAGGGCGGCGAAGGTGACGAGAAAACGGCGCATCGGAAGGTGAGATCAAAGAAGAGTCGCATTATATCCCCATAAAAATTCCTTGTGGATCATGGACTTGTCTTAAATCTGATGTTTCGTTTCCACAATCGGAATGATTTACGTGCGTTCCGCGCGCTTCCCGGACGGCGCCGAAATGCCTTCGCCTGCGTCCACGGAGAGGCGCGCGAACATCGGCAGCGAAGCCAGAACTACGAGCGCCGTCGCGATGAAAGCGCAGGCGAGTTGCCAGCGCTCCGTGTGCGCGCTACCGGTGACGAGCATCGTCGCCTGGATCGTGCCGGCCGCGACGGTCACGCCCACAGCCTTCATCAACTGCTGCGCGGTGCCCTGAAACGACGTCGCGGCAGCGAGGCGCGGCTTCGGGACGTCGGCGAAGGCGAGTGCGCCCATCGTCGCGAAGCTGAGCGAGCGGCCGAATCCGCCGAGCAGCAACAGCACGAAGATCGCGGCGGCGGGCCAGGCCTGCGACATCGTCGAGCAGACGAGCAACACGGCCGCGAAGCACACGCTGCCCGCGCACAGCACCGTGCGCACCGAGAAGCGTCTTAGTGCGAGCGCGGTCATCGGGCGCATGCAGAACGAGCCGAGCGCGCTCGCGAACGTGACGAGGCCGCTGGATGTCGCGCTGTAGCCGAAGCCGGTTTGCAGCGTGAGCGGCACGAGGAACGGCAGCGCGCCCGCGCCCGCGCGAAACAGGCTGCCGGCGATGGTCGCGGCATGGAATGTCGGGATCGACAGCAGCGAGAAGTCGATCGCCGGA
This portion of the Caballeronia insecticola genome encodes:
- the rarD gene encoding EamA family transporter RarD, which codes for MNQHELGRGIALSVAASALFALMSGYTKWLAPLDGLDIFAWRIVWTLPGALALVALRNRWPQLCALVLKLAKTPHLLLAYAVVAALLGLQLWIFLWAPLHGRALEVSLGYFLLPLAMVLLGRFHYGERLDGFQWAGVAAATVGVAHELIVTHAFAWPTLVVMLGYPPYFMIRRRLNADPLVSFAVEIMLIAPVALIMLFARGSFAQVAPTPHLWMLLLPGLGALSTIALASYLRASRHLPIALFGILGYVEPVLLVGVAVLLLGEPFSMRQLGTYVPIWIAVVLTGVHSARLLMRERTRRATLPMSEHHASAEHETVAEEIERVG
- a CDS encoding Mpo1 family 2-hydroxy fatty acid dioxygenase → MRTLTDQLSQYADYHRDKRNVATHFVGIPLIVLAIAALLSRPAWPVFSGTFALTPAWLLFALATLYYLWLDVPLGIGMGIVSALSAAFGRWAAAQPTPIWLALGIGMFVIGWAFQFIGHVRYEHRKPAFVDDIVGLLIGPLFILVEVLSGLGIRRDLHDAIQTQARTRTAH
- a CDS encoding prolipoprotein diacylglyceryl transferase; the protein is MKKIVAALASAMLVTTVFAQTATTDAGKAQLKANQEKAEAQATANKKKADAQHDAAKAQASANEDKASAQADANKEAAKVAQATTPEQASDARGDAAKAQAKANKKKHAAQTKADKKKQDAAKDANVAQAKADKEKVEAQSDANKSAADAKIDAAKK
- a CDS encoding lytic transglycosylase domain-containing protein, which encodes MRRFLVTFAALAISLSTAHTAFAQENALAASDASAQQDAKAEQANHKISEFLTRKFGVAREKAQTIATAVMSSSSKYSLPPALLLAIISIESRFKETAIGPNNATGLMQVVPSAHKKLVRNIDLTDPEDNIEAGSAILHGYMKNAQGDLDAALKSYGGSRAYAEKVSLRVKTFEPAASADAASASGQ